TGCAGATGGGTCAGGGTCGCACCTCTGACGGCAGCCGCGAGATGAGGGCCTCGTAGGCCTCCTTGGCTGTTCCTAGCGCTTCTTCGGTCTCTTCGCGCGAAGGCAGGTCCGGCTCACCGGGATAGCGATACTTCCACGCGTACTCGGTGAGCCATGCAGTCCGGCGCAGCACGGGCTCGAGTTCGGGGACGATTGCGGCGCACTGTTGGCCGAGCTCCACCAGGTTGTGCGTCTTGCCGAAGGGGCGGTCGTGCCACGTCAGGAATGCCTTCATCGCCTTCTCCACCATCTGCTGGCAGTGGAAGACCACGTCCGACGCCAGCAGCGGATCCCCGGTGCGCCCGAACTCGGCCGCCCGGAGATCCAGCGCGGCCCGGGTGAGCCAGGCCCTGGACTCCGCCACGCGCGCAGGGTCAAGCGGCATAGAGCAGCGTGCCCTCGCGAAGCACGGTTGCCGGGAGCGAGGCCTTGAGGTGCGTGCGGCTGTCGAAGTCCTCCGACGTCCACACCAGGACGTCCGCCGCGGCGGCCACACCCCACAGGCGCTCATAGGCCAGGCGGCTGCGCCGCCGCTCCGGTGGAGCGTCGCTGGAGACGATCACGAGGAGGTCGTAGTCGCTTTGTGGGCCTGCGTCGCCGCGCGCCTTCGACCCGAAGAGGTAGATCCGCTCGGGCCGGTAGGCATCCACAAGCCGGCGCACGATCTCCGCCAGAACGGGGTCGCGCTGGGGCACGCCCTGCCGCGCTTCTCCCCGCCACGATCCTGACCTCTCTCCAAGCCAGCGATCAACGGCCTCGCGCAGGAACCGCCAACGCCGCCCGACCTTCCGGCCGGGAATCTTGCGTTCTTGGGCCAGCTTGTAAAGGGTCGACTTGGGGATTCTCAGGTGGTCGGACAGCTCAGCGATTGTCAGCACGTTTGTGTGACGGATCATGTCGGCGCACCGCCAAGATTATGTCACCCCGTGCCCCGGCCGTCAACAGCCCGTAATTTTGAGTAATGATTGATACTAAAATCGACCCGAGCCGCCACCACGCAATACCGCCATCTCACCGCGCAGCCAGCCGTTGAAACGCTATCCCGGTACGGGTCAGCCGTGGCGGGTCGGCCATCATGCCACGCGCCGCGGCCAGGTTGGC
Above is a window of Armatimonadota bacterium DNA encoding:
- a CDS encoding HEPN domain-containing protein; translation: MPLDPARVAESRAWLTRAALDLRAAEFGRTGDPLLASDVVFHCQQMVEKAMKAFLTWHDRPFGKTHNLVELGQQCAAIVPELEPVLRRTAWLTEYAWKYRYPGEPDLPSREETEEALGTAKEAYEALISRLPSEVRP
- a CDS encoding nucleotidyltransferase domain-containing protein: MPQRDPVLAEIVRRLVDAYRPERIYLFGSKARGDAGPQSDYDLLVIVSSDAPPERRRSRLAYERLWGVAAAADVLVWTSEDFDSRTHLKASLPATVLREGTLLYAA